Proteins found in one Candidatus Zixiibacteriota bacterium genomic segment:
- a CDS encoding NAD(P)(+) transhydrogenase (Re/Si-specific) subunit beta, producing the protein MDNTMTLILELAIIALLIVGITLFRTPRGARWGNLTAAAALLAAIVLVASTHRIVDVSWLVAALLIGGAVGIVVAVRVTMIQIPAMVAFQHGAGGVAACTVALVELTRSGAELTPLGEVSGYLGLVIGAATFSGSMLASAKLAAKIKQTPTILPKHNFALLILLAAIAGLCLTASASTGSGPIALLIVALAASVLLGWLFAIRIGGADMPVLISFLNATAGLAAAFCGIVIKNQLLIACGATVAASGSILTAVMCKAMNRSFVKVLSGNKSVPTSVTRPAAPERPAVPRVVRTFAESMTEAKRLLHEAGSVIIVPGYGMALAKAQFKVADLSQRLMQMGKKVSFAIHPVAGRMPGHMNVLLAEADVDYELLREMDDVNGEFAATDVVLVIGACDVVNPAAIMKADTPISGMPILNAHEAKHVLVFNLDERPGYSGVPNSLYDEPSTILLFGDAGKTIGEVLASLEPTPRLEGVNV; encoded by the coding sequence TGACTCTGATTCTGGAGCTTGCGATCATCGCTTTGCTGATCGTCGGCATCACCCTGTTTCGTACTCCGAGAGGCGCTCGCTGGGGCAACCTGACAGCGGCTGCCGCATTGCTTGCAGCCATCGTCTTGGTCGCCTCAACCCACCGAATCGTCGACGTTTCGTGGTTGGTCGCGGCCCTTCTCATTGGCGGTGCCGTGGGCATCGTCGTTGCAGTCCGGGTCACGATGATTCAGATACCGGCGATGGTGGCTTTCCAGCACGGCGCCGGCGGCGTGGCTGCCTGCACCGTCGCGCTGGTCGAGTTGACGCGTTCCGGCGCCGAACTGACGCCGCTCGGTGAAGTATCGGGATATCTCGGTCTGGTGATCGGCGCCGCTACGTTTAGCGGCAGTATGCTGGCGAGTGCCAAACTTGCGGCAAAGATCAAACAAACGCCTACGATCCTGCCCAAACACAACTTCGCACTGCTGATCCTGCTCGCGGCAATCGCGGGACTCTGCCTGACGGCCTCTGCATCGACAGGCTCGGGGCCGATCGCCTTGCTCATCGTCGCGCTGGCGGCATCGGTCCTCCTTGGCTGGTTATTCGCCATTCGCATTGGTGGCGCCGACATGCCGGTGCTGATCTCATTTCTCAACGCCACCGCTGGACTCGCTGCGGCATTTTGCGGTATCGTGATCAAAAACCAGCTGCTCATTGCCTGCGGTGCGACGGTAGCTGCCTCAGGCTCGATTCTGACCGCGGTGATGTGCAAGGCCATGAACCGCAGCTTTGTCAAAGTGCTGTCGGGCAACAAGTCCGTGCCGACTTCAGTAACGCGGCCGGCGGCACCGGAGCGACCCGCGGTCCCACGGGTAGTCCGGACCTTCGCGGAATCGATGACTGAGGCCAAGAGACTGCTCCACGAGGCTGGAAGCGTTATTATTGTCCCGGGTTACGGCATGGCGCTGGCCAAAGCGCAATTCAAAGTCGCAGACCTGTCGCAACGGCTCATGCAAATGGGAAAGAAGGTCAGCTTCGCGATCCATCCCGTCGCCGGCCGCATGCCCGGCCATATGAATGTTCTCCTGGCGGAAGCCGATGTCGACTACGAGTTACTGCGCGAAATGGATGACGTAAATGGCGAATTCGCCGCAACCGACGTTGTGCTGGTCATCGGGGCGTGCGATGTCGTCAATCCCGCTGCTATCATGAAAGCCGACACACCGATTTCCGGCATGCCGATCCTTAACGCGCATGAAGCAAAGCACGTGCTGGTCTTCAACCTCGACGAACGGCCGGGATACTCCGGTGTGCCCAACTCGCTCTACGACGAACCGTCGACAATCCTGCTGTTTGGTGACGCTGGAAAGACTATCGGCGAAGTTCTCGCAAGTCTGGAGCCTACTCCGCGCCTGGAAGGAGTCAACGTATGA